TTGCCGCGACCTGATCTTTGGGTTTCCGGAAATGGTCGCGTTCTGGTCGCGTTTCGGCCTGGTTCCCGGCGATCTGATCAGCACGGGTACGCCTGAAGGTGTTGCCTTGCACCACAAGCCCGATTCACACCAGTGGTATCTCAAACCTGGCGATCGGGTGGAGGCGGGCGTGGACGGTATTGGTGTCCTCGAAACGTTCATCGTGTAGCCCCCAAATCACTCATCACTTTTGGAGCGTTTTATGAAGCTGTATTTTTTGCCGGGTGCCTGCCAGATCGGCATCCATGCTTTGCTCGCTGAAATTGGTCAGCCGTTCGAGATCGAGAAGGCTGCACGTCCGGGAACGCCGGAGTTCGAGGCTTACAGGCAGATCAATCCCAAGGGCAAAGTCCCCGCGCTGATTCGCGATGACGGATCGCTGCTCACAGAGTTCCCGGTGATCGCGCTCTATCTCGCACGTAGCAATCCTGAAAGAGAGCTGATCCCGACCGATATCGAAGGCGAAATTCGCGTGCTGGAAATGACCGAATATTTGGTATCTACCGTGCACATGCAAGGCTACACTCGGGCTCGCCGGCCCGAGAAATTCGCGCCGAGCGAATCGGACCATGCGGCTGTAAAAGCACAGGGGCTGAAGATATTCCAGGCCGGGCTCGACCGGGCTGAACGACAGATCAACGGCAAAGACTGGTTGTTCGAGAAAATGTCCATCGCGGATTTTGCGCTCTTCTACCTTGAACACTGGTCTGTGCTCAATGGAATCGGCTCGCTGGGTCCGGGTTGTCAGGCGCACCACGACCGCTTGTGGTCGAAGGTCGACATTCGCCGCGCCGTTGAGTCTGAACTCAACTCCTAATTTTGAGCGCTGCACCATGGACATGCTGTTGAAGCTGAAGGCCTTCGTCGTGACCGCCGACACCGGTAACTTTTCGGCGGCTGCGCGCACGTTATACACGTCGCCCTCGGTCATCATGAAGCGGGTCGACGAACTCGAGTGGGACTTCAAAACAACGCTGTTCGACCGCTCTACAAGGCGATTGACGTTGACCGATACCGGGCATAGCTACGTGACCCACGCACGGCAACTGCTACGGTCTTACAACGACATGGCCAGCGGCGCGATTTTGAGCCCTGGCCGAATCGAAGGGCCGATTCGAATCAAGGCCCCAGCCGTGCTCATACGGCAGGGCCTTGGTGATCTGTTCACCACCTACCGGGCCGAAAACCCGCTCGTTCAACTGGAAATCATTGCGTCCGACAGGGGCGGCAATCCGGCGGAGGAGGGGTTTGATATCTCGGTGGGAATGGATCAAATGACCTATTCGGACGTGGTCGAACAGGTTATCCGTCCCTTTCCGCGCCTTCTCTGTGCAGCCCCGGCCTATCTCTCCCAGTGTGATGCGTTGCTGCATCCACGCGACCTGGTCCATCACCCTTGCCTGACGTTTTCTATCGCCGGTTCCATCTGGGGGTTCAACTCGCCTGAGGGTCGCATAGAAGTAGACGTGCATCCTGTTCTCATCACCAACGACGAAGGCTATTTGTGCGCCGCCGCCCGCGGTGCTCACGGGATTGTTCAACTGGCACTGCCGATCGTGGCCGATGCCCTGCAGGCCGGTGAACTTGTCCCTGTGCTGGAGGAGTTTTCGCTTGTGGAACGCTGGGTGAAAATCATGGTGCCGACTGCGCGACTGGAACTGACGCGGGTAAAACTGCTGTTCGACAAGATGGCGATGCACCTTCAGAACACTCCTGTCTCTCATCCACTTATCTCCCGCTGAAACACCCGCCCCCTGTAGGAGCGATCTCTGCTCGCGATGGTCTTCAACGATAACGCGCCCAGTCTGACTGCCCCGTTGTCTGGACGTTTTTCGCGAGCGGGCTCGCTCCTACAGAGCCCCTGCGTCCGGCCTCTTGGCCCTGACACAGCCCTCCTGGTACGACAAATTAAACAGGTAAATGCACGCCAATTTTGGTGGGGCAGGGCGTGAGCTTTTGCTCGGCCGCCCGGATAACCCAAGCCCTGGCTTGACCATCAAAAATCTGACTGCGGTGTAGCGGGTTTTATCATTGTTCACGCCAAAAGGGGGCTGCATATACTCGGTCCAACACAGAAACACAGTCAGGGCTGAAGATAAGAAAACCATCTTTCAAACCACGACTCTGTGTTGCCTGCACGACGATCCGCTCGCGCATGAATAGACGCCAGATTCACAAACATCATGGGAAGTATTTCTTGTGGCGCGGGTGGCTGGCCGATGTTCACGCAACCTTGCAGATCAGCAACCGGAGTTCATAAGTCACACAATCTCTCTAGGTAGCAATGATGCAAATAATAAAAATAAAATTTGCAGTATCCCAAGATGATTTGTACCGCCAAAGCCTTAGATCCGTAGTAGTTGCCACAAGTCTGATGGCGGCTGGCTCTTCATTGGCTGCGCCAATCGATCTTGGCAATCCCGACTTCAAGCTGCGCTGGGATAACACGGTCAAATACTCCTCCGCTATCCGTGTCAAAAACCCGGATGACACGCTCACCAAGTTCGCTCCCGCCACCCCAACCAGCGGAGCTGGCCCTGCGGCGCTTAACGGCGACGACGGCGACCGTAACTTCAAGAGCGGCAGGCTGATCTCCAATCGACTCGATTTGCTGTCCGAGATGGACCTGGTCTTTCGCGATGATTACGGCCTGCGCGTGAGCGGTGCGGCCTGGTATGACGACGTCTACAACCACAAGAATGACAACGACTCGCCGGCGACCAACAACTCGCTGTCGGTGCCGTACAACGAATTCACCGATGACACCCGCGATCTGCACGGCCGCAAGGCTGAGTTTCTGGACGCCTTCGTTTTTGGCGGCACGGATGTCGGCACAGCCCGTGTGAGCGGCCGCTTGGGTCAGCATACGGTGCTCTGGGGCGAGAGCCTGTTCTTCGGTTCCAACGCCATTGCCGGAACCCAGTCGCCAGTGGATGCGGTCAAGGCGTCCTCGGTGCCAGGGTCGACCACTAAAGAAATCATCAGGCCGGTCGGCCAGTTCTCGGGGCAGATCCAGTTTTCGCCGGCGCTGACCCTGATTGGTTACTACCAATACGACTGGGAAGCCACGCGCCTGCCCGCGGCCGGCAGCTACTTCTCGGTTAACGATTTCATCGGCGACGGTGGCGAGCGCATTCGATTCGCGCCCGGTGTACCCGGCATTGGTTTGTCGCGCGGTGAAGATATCAAGGCAAGCGATCACGGCCAGTACGGTCTTGGCGTTCGCTCTCAACTGGGCGATTGGGAATTTGGCGCCTATGCGATTCGCTACCACGCCAAGACGCCAGTGCTTTACTCAAGAGCAGGGCGGACTCCCGTCGTAGGTGCCGGGTTCGGGATATACCAGTGGGTGTATCCGGAGGACATCAAGGCGTTCGGTATCAGCGCTACCACGACCGTGGACACGGTCAACTTCGCCGGTGAACTTTCTGTGCGACGCGACACGCCGCTGACCAGCCTGCCTGTGGAAGTTGGAAATAAAGTCGCCGACAACAACAACCACGCGTTCTACGCCATCGGCAATTCGGCCCATGCCAACTTGTCGATGATCTGGACCATGCCTCGCAACTTCATGTCCGATGAACCTTCCTTCAGCATGGAAGTCGCCTACAACCAGCTGACCAGTTGCACCAGCAACTGCAGCGCCATGGACCCAGGCCTGGATCGTCGCGCGGCAGCGGTGCGTGGCTTGTATGCGATACCGCAGCGCAACGTGCTGGACGGCCTGGACCTTACGCCTTCCTTCACCATTGGCTACAACCACGGCAAGTCACCCGTGGTGCTGATGGGGCCCAACGATGGCGGGGATATGACCTTCACCCTGGCGGGCAACTACCTGACCGTGTGGGATTTCTCGCTGGCGTACACGCACTACTACGGTGCGGAAAACACCGCCACGTATGCGTCCGTCGATCCCACGGTCAACGGCACGTACACCTTCGACCAGACCCTCAAAGATCGGGATTTCGTCTCCGTGTCGCTGCGTCGCACCTTCTAAGGGAAAACAATAATGACTACGTTCACTCGCATGACTGTGCTTGCCCTCGCGTGCGCCGCATTGGTGGCGCCGACTGTCCAGGCCGCCGTTTCGGCTGATGAAGCGGCCAAGCTCAAGACCACACTGACCCCGCTGGGCGCAGAGCGTGCCGGCAACAAGGATGGAAGCATTCCATCGTGGGAGGGCGGCTACCCGCTCGATGCGTCGTACACCTCGGCGGCGATTCCAGACCTGTTTGCCAAGGACAAGCCGCTGCTCACCATCACGGGGCAGAACGCAGAGCAGTACAAAGACAAGCTGACCGAAGGCACGATGGGCCTGTTGAAGCGGTTCCCGGAGTTCAAGGTCCAGGTGTTCCAGACCCGGCGCACCGCGGCGGCGCCGCAATACGTGTATGACAACACCCTGGCGAACGCCACCCGGGCAACAATGGACCCAAGTGGCGAACTCGGTCCTTTCCCCAAGGGCACGTTCGGCGGCATCCCGTTCCCGATCCCGAAGACTGGCGAAGAGGCGATCTGGAACCATCTGCTGAGATGGACGAGCCCTGGCTACCAAACGACGCCCAGCCTGGCGCGCGTTACCCCTGAAGGCAAGGTCATCCCGGTGTCGCAGAACGTGGCCAAGAGCTCGTTCCCGTACTACGACCCGAACAGCAACCTGGAAAAATGGCAAGCCGCCGGCTCCAACATTGTGGTGCGCCGTGTAGACACCTCCGGTCCACCGATCCGCGCCGGAGAGATTCTGCTGCAGCGCGTGAACATCAATGACATCGAGTCCAAAACCTGGGTGTACCTGACCGGCCAGCGACGTGTTCGCCGCCTGCCGCTGACCTGCTGCGACGTGCCGAGCCCGGTGGCGGGCGGCATCCTCAACTTCGACGAAGTCGAGGTGTACTCATCGTCCATCGGTCGCTACGACTGGAAGCTGGTGGGCAAGAAAGAAATGTACGTGCCGTACAACACTAACAGTTACCACCAAGCGACATCGCTCGACCAGCTCATGACGGCAAAAACCGTCAATCCTGACCTAGTGCGCTTCGAACAGCATCGGGTGTGGGTGGTGGAAGGCACACTCAAGCAAGGTCAACGTCATGTGATTCCTCGCCTGCGTGTTTACCTCGATGAAGACACCTGGATCGCTGTCGCAGGGGAGCGTTGGGACGCTCAGGGACAACTCTGGAAGGTGACCTACAACCTGCCAACCGTATTCCCGGGAGCACCAGGGACCATCGTCGCCGGCTACATGTCCTACGACCTGATTGGCGGTGGCTACTTCGCGTCCGCCTACTTCCCTCGTGACAAACAAGTCGACCTCAAGGCGTCGTTGCCGGACCGGATCTTCACCCCCGAATCCCTGGCCGGAGAGGGCGTGCGTTAGAACTGCATCTCGCTTTAACGATGAACCTGATGAGATAACCGGTATGAATAACAATAACAATGAAGGCTTCGACGGGTCGCGTCGGACGCTGTTGCTGGTGGGGATGGGCCTGGGTCTGCAGGCGTTGCTGGCCCCCACCATGGCATCCACCGTAGCAGCGTTTGCCTCGGCAGCCATGCCCGGGCCGCTACGCGAGCCTGCCACGATGACCCCTCGGGCAGCACGCGGCGTGCTGACTCGTGTGGTTCTGGCCGGTGACCGGCTGGTGGCGGTGGGAGAGCGCGGCCTGGTCGTGCTGTCTGACGACGGCGGGCGCCAATGGCGCCAGGCCCGCGTGCCGGTCAGTGTGACCTTGACGTCGGTGAGCTTTGCCGACGCCCGACAGGGTTGGATCGCTGGCCACAGTGGTGTTGTTTTGCATACCTCAGACGGCGGCGAAAGCTGGTCCATTCAGACCGATGGAGTAGCGCTCGCCAAGGCATCACTGGCCCAGGCGCTGGGCTTGCCTGACACCAACGCCGATCGTGAACGCAGCATCCAGGACGCCCAGCGCCTGGTAGATGACGGCGCTGACAAGCCCTTGTTATCAATCTGCTTTGCCGACGCTCGACGCGGGATGGTGGTGGGTGCGTTCGGCCTGGCGGCCCGCACTGACGACGGTGGCAAGACATGGACGCCTTGCCGCAACCGCCTGCCCAATCCCATGAGCTTGCATCTGTATGCGGTTGCCCATCATGACAAGACCTGGGTGCTCGCCGGAGAGCAGGGCGTGCTGATGCTCAGCCGCGACGATGGCGCCAGCTTCGAATCACTGGCGGCTCCTTCGGAGCGAACCTTGTTCGCCGCTACTGCCACGCGCAAAGGTGGTTTTGTGTTCGCCGGCCTTTTGGGTGCTGCTTGCCGCATTGATCCCGGTAGTACGACCGTTACTGCGATCGATTTGTCGGCGCCATTGACGATTCTGTCTTGTGCCGAATTGCGCGATGGCCGGTTAATGCTGCTGGCGCAGGGCGGGCGAGTCCTCGCAAGCCGTGACGACGGTGCCCACTTCGCTGAACAGCAACTCCCGCGACGCGATCCTTTGACCTCGCTGGTCGAAGCCGCAGACGGTGGCCTCGTTGCCACCAGCATGGGCGGGGTTGCCCGGCTTGGCTGATGACACCCATTCCCGCGATTGCGCGAAGCGCCAGACGATGAGTCCAACGATATGACCACTGTGACATCCACCGAGACCGCAGCTTGCCGGCTCGAAGACTTTGATCCGCGCTCGGGCTCCCGGCTCGAACGCGCCGTTTTCAACCACCGCATCCTGGTGCTGCTGCTGTGCGTGTTGGTAACAATCATGCTCGGCTACAGCGCGTTGAGCTTGAAGCTCAATGCCAGCTTCGAAAAGACGATTCCGACCGGCCATCCCTACATCACCAACTATCTGGAACACAAGAAAGAACTCACCGGCCTGGGCAACTCGGTGCGGATCGCGGTGCAAGCACGAAAGGGCGACATTTACACCGCGAGCTATCTGGAGACGCTGCGTCAGATCAACGACGCGGTGTTCATGCTGCCGGGTGTGGATCGGGCGTTCATGAAGTCGCTGTGGACGCCAAACGTGCGCTGGACCGCAGTGACCGAGGATGGCCTGGACGGCGGTCAGGTGATCCCTGCGCACTATGACGGCTCGCCCGCCAAGATCGAAGAGCTGCGCATGAACGTGCAACGCTCGGGCGAAATTGGCCAATTGGTAGCGGTCAACGGCGGCTCCACCGTCATCCAGGTACCGTTGCTGGAGCATGATGCTTCCGGCAAGCCGCTGGACTATGCGGCCCTGTCCAAACAGTTGGAAGTGCTGCGCGCCAAGTACAGCAGTGATGAAGTGGCCATTTACATCACTGGTTTCGCCAAGCTGTCCGGCGACCTCATGGATGGCATGCAAGAGGTGATCGGGTTCTTCTTCATTGCACTGATCATCTGTGCAGCGATGGTGTTCCTTTACAACCGAGACGTCATCAGCACCGCGCTGGTGGTGATAACTTCGGTGACCGGCGTGCTGTGGCAGCTAGGCCTGCTGCCGCTGCTGGGGTACTCGCTCAACCCCTATTCCATGCTGGTGCCCTTCCTGATCTTCGCCATCGGTATCAGCCACGGCGCGCAGAAAATGAACGGCATCCTGCAAGACATCGGGCGCGGAACACACCGCTATGTCGCAGCCCGCTATACCTTCAGGCGCCTGTTCCTGGCCGGCCTGACTGCACTGCTGGCTGACGCCGTAGGCTTTGCGGTGCTGCTGATGATCGACATCCCGGTCATCCGCGAACTGGCCACCGCCGCAAGCCTGGGCGTGCTGGTGCTGGTGATTTCCAACCTGATTCTGCTGCCCGTGCTCTTGAGTTATGTGGGTGTAAGCCGTAAAGCCGCCGAAAGGGCAGTGCGCCGGGAATCGGCCACCGCAGCGGGGGAGAGCGGTGCCTTCTTTATTTGGCTGGTGCGCTTCACCGAGGGTAGACGCGCCCTGCTTGCGATCGTCACGGCGCTGGTTCTGGCGGTGGTGGGTGTTGCAGTAGGCACTCAACTGAAGGTCGGTGACCTCGATCCGGGGGCGCCGGAATTGCAAGCCGACTCGCGTTACAACCGCGACGTGGGCTACCTGACGAAGAACTACGGTGCCAGCAATGACCTGTTTGCAATCATGGTCAAGACCCCCGAGGGCAATTGCAGTAATTACGGTGTGCTGCGCCGCGTCGACCAACTCGAATGGGAACTGATGGATCTGCCTGGTGTTGAATCCACCCAGTCGATTGCTCGGCTGCAACGGCGCCTGATGGTGGGGATGAACGAGGGCAGTCCACTTTGGTACGACTTGTCGAGCAACCAGAACATGCTCAACACCATCACCGCCCGGGCGCCGCGTGAGTTGTACAACGAAGAATGCAACCTGCTGACGGTCTACGCCTACCTGCGTGACCACCGCGCAGAGACCCTGCAGCAAGTGGTCGACCTGGTCGAGCGCTTCGCCATTAAAAACAACGACAAGGACGCGACCTTCCTGCTGGCCGCCGGCTCGGCGGGGATCGATGCCACCACCAACATCGTGGTTCACAAGGCCTGGTACCAGATGCTGTTCATGGTCTACGGGGCGGTGGCGCTGCTGTGCTTCATCACCTTCCGATCCTGGCGGGCAGTGCTGGTGGCCATGCTGCCGTTGATGCTCACGTCCATTTTGGCCGAGGCGTTGATGGTGGTCCTGGGCATGGGCGTGAAGGTGGCGACCCTGCCGGTGATTGCGCTGGGTGTAGGCATCGGTGTGGATTACGCACTGTATGTTTTGAGCGTGACCCTGGCGCAAATGCGTGCCGGCGCCACGTTGAAACAGGCTTACGCCACCGCGTTGCAGTTCACTGGCCGAGTGGTGCTGCTGACCGGGGTGACCCTGGCCGCAGCGGTCGCCACCTGGCATTTCTCCAGCATCAAGTTCCAGGCTGACATGGGCCTGCTGCTGGCGTTCATGTTCTTGTGGAACATGCTCGGTGCCTTGGTACTGATCCCGGCCCTGGCGCGCTTTCTGCTACCCGGGGCGCGTGCCGGCGCAATCGTCGACGTGACCGATGCGGCTCCCCAGCCCGCAACATCAGCGCCCATTCCCGCGGCTCAAACTGAAAAACTGACGTACGAGAGATGCCTGCCATGACTCTTTTAACCAGCGCGCCAATCACGGGCCGCACGCCAGTCAACGTCACGCAAGTTATCGAAGGTGGCAGATTCAATGCGTTCAGTCTGCAAGTCGCGGTGATCTGCTTTCTTGCGATCGTGTTCGACGGCATCGACAGCGCGCTCTTCGGTACGCTGCTACCGGCAATCATGGCCGATATGAAAATGGGCCCGGCCGAAGCGGGGATCCTGGCGAGCGTCGGGCATATCGGAGCGGTGGGCGGCGCCATTCTCTTTGGCGTGGCAGCTGATGCCCTCGGCCGCAGGCGCATGATGCTGATCGGCATGACGATCTTCATTACGTTCACGGCGGCCTGCGGGCTGGCTCAGGGAATCGTCGACTTCGCCCTCTACCGCTTCATCGCTGGTTTCGGCTTGGCTGGCATCGTTCCGATTGCTGTGGCGCTGGTGTTCGAATACACGCCCGGCAAGTGGAAAGCGATGGTATCCAGCGTGTCCTATACGGGCATCTCGGTGGGTGTTCTGTTATCGGCGTTGTTGTCGATGGCGGTTCTGTCCACCGTCGGATGGCGAGCGATTTTGCTTGGAACCTTCGTTTGCATCGTTCTGGTTCCCATCGCCTTGGTGTGGTTGCCTGAATCAATGTCAATTCTGGTGAAGAAGGGTAAAAGCGAAAGCATTCGCAGGATTCTGGTGAAGGCAGAACCGCAGTTTGTTCCCGCCAGCGATGACGAATACAGCCTGAATGAGCCACCTGCTGCGAAGGTGCCTCTCAAGCGCCTGTTCCAGGGCGGCTATGCGCGCAACACGATGTTTCTGGGGATCGGGATGCTTTGCATCATGATGACCGCCGTCACCCTGACGACCTGGATTGCGCAATTAATGGTTCAGCGCGGGTATTCGCTGACAACCGGGATCTCTTTCATCCTTGTATTCACCTGCAGCAACTTCATCTCTACGCCGTTGGCGGGTTGGATGTCGGGCAGGATGGGCTACAAGAAAGTGTTCGCCATTTACATGCCCGTTCTGTTTGTTTCGATAGCTCTGATTGGCGTTATTCAGAACCCGGTTGGCGCATTGATCTGCATGTTTTTTGCCGGATTCACGGCAATGGGCGCCACCTGCATTTTGTTGCCCTACGTCGGGTCGCTCTATCCCATGAGCTTTCGTTCATCGGCGATGGGCGTGATTTACGCCATTGGCCGGGTTGGGCCAATCATCGGGCCTGCAATAGCCGGTTTCATGCTGGCCGCAGGCGTCAGTGTTCCAATCATTTTGGTTTGCATGGCTGTACCAGGGCTGGTGGCTTTGGTGGCTTTTCTACTGGTGAAAGAGTGTCCTGCGCAAAGTAGTTAACAGTTTGGCCACGCCCGTTTCACACAAACATCAATATAAGTTTTCACACAACCTAAAATAAGGAAAAACCATGGATCGCTATATCAATCGCTTGTTTCACGTATGCATTACCGTTGCAGATATTGACGCTGCACTTGAGTTTTATTGCGGGGTGCTGGGCCTTGAGTCGATCGGCAAACTGCGCCACGAAAGGGCGCCTGGAGAAATCCTCGGCTTCCCCAACCAGATTATCGAAATTCATGCCGACCACCTCGTCGGCAAAGACAAGGAAAACGCGACCGTTATCGACTTGATCGAGTTCGTCGAACCTAAAACAGTCGTGAATAAATCGGCTTCCGCGCCCCTGAACCATGCCGGCATCAACCGCATGGCGTTTGGTGTGGACGACACCGATGCCATTCATGAGAAGCTGAAGGCGCGTGGCGACATCGTGTTCCTTTGCGAGCCGCAGGTGGTCATCGCCCCAACCGGCGGAAAGTTCAAGATCCTGACCTTCAAGGACCCCTTCGACAACGTCCTGGAAGTGATTGAATACTGCAAGCAGTGAGAAGTTTGTGTAACGGATGCGGTTTTTACGCTGACAAATCGGAGCGTTTCAAATGAGTGTGACTCAAGACAAATCTGAAATCATTGACGTCATCAACCTCTATGGCGTCGCGCTGGACGCACACGCCTGGGACTTGCTGGACGAGGTGTTTACCGAAGACGCGCACGCTGACTTCGGGCCAGCAGGAGCTGTCTGGAAGTCAGTAGGTGCACTGAAGTTCGCCTTCAAGGACTTCCACGAAACCCTGACCAACCACATGCACACCATGACCGGTTCCTGCGTCCACGTGGATGGCGACACGGCGTACGCACTGACGTATGGCGATTGGTTGCTATCGCGCGACTCGGCGGTGGGCGGCCCGGACTGGGTTGGCCGTGGCTGGTATGACGATATCCTTGTTCGTACTGACAAGGGCTGGCGCATCAGCAATCGCGTTTGCCGACTGATTTCATGGACAGGCAACCCGAATGTGCC
The Pseudomonas sp. MYb327 DNA segment above includes these coding regions:
- a CDS encoding glutathione S-transferase N-terminal domain-containing protein, whose translation is MKLYFLPGACQIGIHALLAEIGQPFEIEKAARPGTPEFEAYRQINPKGKVPALIRDDGSLLTEFPVIALYLARSNPERELIPTDIEGEIRVLEMTEYLVSTVHMQGYTRARRPEKFAPSESDHAAVKAQGLKIFQAGLDRAERQINGKDWLFEKMSIADFALFYLEHWSVLNGIGSLGPGCQAHHDRLWSKVDIRRAVESELNS
- a CDS encoding LysR family transcriptional regulator, with the protein product MDMLLKLKAFVVTADTGNFSAAARTLYTSPSVIMKRVDELEWDFKTTLFDRSTRRLTLTDTGHSYVTHARQLLRSYNDMASGAILSPGRIEGPIRIKAPAVLIRQGLGDLFTTYRAENPLVQLEIIASDRGGNPAEEGFDISVGMDQMTYSDVVEQVIRPFPRLLCAAPAYLSQCDALLHPRDLVHHPCLTFSIAGSIWGFNSPEGRIEVDVHPVLITNDEGYLCAAARGAHGIVQLALPIVADALQAGELVPVLEEFSLVERWVKIMVPTARLELTRVKLLFDKMAMHLQNTPVSHPLISR
- a CDS encoding DUF1302 family protein; protein product: MAAPIDLGNPDFKLRWDNTVKYSSAIRVKNPDDTLTKFAPATPTSGAGPAALNGDDGDRNFKSGRLISNRLDLLSEMDLVFRDDYGLRVSGAAWYDDVYNHKNDNDSPATNNSLSVPYNEFTDDTRDLHGRKAEFLDAFVFGGTDVGTARVSGRLGQHTVLWGESLFFGSNAIAGTQSPVDAVKASSVPGSTTKEIIRPVGQFSGQIQFSPALTLIGYYQYDWEATRLPAAGSYFSVNDFIGDGGERIRFAPGVPGIGLSRGEDIKASDHGQYGLGVRSQLGDWEFGAYAIRYHAKTPVLYSRAGRTPVVGAGFGIYQWVYPEDIKAFGISATTTVDTVNFAGELSVRRDTPLTSLPVEVGNKVADNNNHAFYAIGNSAHANLSMIWTMPRNFMSDEPSFSMEVAYNQLTSCTSNCSAMDPGLDRRAAAVRGLYAIPQRNVLDGLDLTPSFTIGYNHGKSPVVLMGPNDGGDMTFTLAGNYLTVWDFSLAYTHYYGAENTATYASVDPTVNGTYTFDQTLKDRDFVSVSLRRTF
- a CDS encoding DUF1329 domain-containing protein, encoding MTTFTRMTVLALACAALVAPTVQAAVSADEAAKLKTTLTPLGAERAGNKDGSIPSWEGGYPLDASYTSAAIPDLFAKDKPLLTITGQNAEQYKDKLTEGTMGLLKRFPEFKVQVFQTRRTAAAPQYVYDNTLANATRATMDPSGELGPFPKGTFGGIPFPIPKTGEEAIWNHLLRWTSPGYQTTPSLARVTPEGKVIPVSQNVAKSSFPYYDPNSNLEKWQAAGSNIVVRRVDTSGPPIRAGEILLQRVNINDIESKTWVYLTGQRRVRRLPLTCCDVPSPVAGGILNFDEVEVYSSSIGRYDWKLVGKKEMYVPYNTNSYHQATSLDQLMTAKTVNPDLVRFEQHRVWVVEGTLKQGQRHVIPRLRVYLDEDTWIAVAGERWDAQGQLWKVTYNLPTVFPGAPGTIVAGYMSYDLIGGGYFASAYFPRDKQVDLKASLPDRIFTPESLAGEGVR
- a CDS encoding YCF48-related protein, coding for MNNNNNEGFDGSRRTLLLVGMGLGLQALLAPTMASTVAAFASAAMPGPLREPATMTPRAARGVLTRVVLAGDRLVAVGERGLVVLSDDGGRQWRQARVPVSVTLTSVSFADARQGWIAGHSGVVLHTSDGGESWSIQTDGVALAKASLAQALGLPDTNADRERSIQDAQRLVDDGADKPLLSICFADARRGMVVGAFGLAARTDDGGKTWTPCRNRLPNPMSLHLYAVAHHDKTWVLAGEQGVLMLSRDDGASFESLAAPSERTLFAATATRKGGFVFAGLLGAACRIDPGSTTVTAIDLSAPLTILSCAELRDGRLMLLAQGGRVLASRDDGAHFAEQQLPRRDPLTSLVEAADGGLVATSMGGVARLG
- a CDS encoding MMPL family transporter, producing MTTVTSTETAACRLEDFDPRSGSRLERAVFNHRILVLLLCVLVTIMLGYSALSLKLNASFEKTIPTGHPYITNYLEHKKELTGLGNSVRIAVQARKGDIYTASYLETLRQINDAVFMLPGVDRAFMKSLWTPNVRWTAVTEDGLDGGQVIPAHYDGSPAKIEELRMNVQRSGEIGQLVAVNGGSTVIQVPLLEHDASGKPLDYAALSKQLEVLRAKYSSDEVAIYITGFAKLSGDLMDGMQEVIGFFFIALIICAAMVFLYNRDVISTALVVITSVTGVLWQLGLLPLLGYSLNPYSMLVPFLIFAIGISHGAQKMNGILQDIGRGTHRYVAARYTFRRLFLAGLTALLADAVGFAVLLMIDIPVIRELATAASLGVLVLVISNLILLPVLLSYVGVSRKAAERAVRRESATAAGESGAFFIWLVRFTEGRRALLAIVTALVLAVVGVAVGTQLKVGDLDPGAPELQADSRYNRDVGYLTKNYGASNDLFAIMVKTPEGNCSNYGVLRRVDQLEWELMDLPGVESTQSIARLQRRLMVGMNEGSPLWYDLSSNQNMLNTITARAPRELYNEECNLLTVYAYLRDHRAETLQQVVDLVERFAIKNNDKDATFLLAAGSAGIDATTNIVVHKAWYQMLFMVYGAVALLCFITFRSWRAVLVAMLPLMLTSILAEALMVVLGMGVKVATLPVIALGVGIGVDYALYVLSVTLAQMRAGATLKQAYATALQFTGRVVLLTGVTLAAAVATWHFSSIKFQADMGLLLAFMFLWNMLGALVLIPALARFLLPGARAGAIVDVTDAAPQPATSAPIPAAQTEKLTYERCLP
- a CDS encoding MFS transporter, with protein sequence MTLLTSAPITGRTPVNVTQVIEGGRFNAFSLQVAVICFLAIVFDGIDSALFGTLLPAIMADMKMGPAEAGILASVGHIGAVGGAILFGVAADALGRRRMMLIGMTIFITFTAACGLAQGIVDFALYRFIAGFGLAGIVPIAVALVFEYTPGKWKAMVSSVSYTGISVGVLLSALLSMAVLSTVGWRAILLGTFVCIVLVPIALVWLPESMSILVKKGKSESIRRILVKAEPQFVPASDDEYSLNEPPAAKVPLKRLFQGGYARNTMFLGIGMLCIMMTAVTLTTWIAQLMVQRGYSLTTGISFILVFTCSNFISTPLAGWMSGRMGYKKVFAIYMPVLFVSIALIGVIQNPVGALICMFFAGFTAMGATCILLPYVGSLYPMSFRSSAMGVIYAIGRVGPIIGPAIAGFMLAAGVSVPIILVCMAVPGLVALVAFLLVKECPAQSS
- a CDS encoding VOC family protein — its product is MDRYINRLFHVCITVADIDAALEFYCGVLGLESIGKLRHERAPGEILGFPNQIIEIHADHLVGKDKENATVIDLIEFVEPKTVVNKSASAPLNHAGINRMAFGVDDTDAIHEKLKARGDIVFLCEPQVVIAPTGGKFKILTFKDPFDNVLEVIEYCKQ
- a CDS encoding nuclear transport factor 2 family protein, which translates into the protein MSVTQDKSEIIDVINLYGVALDAHAWDLLDEVFTEDAHADFGPAGAVWKSVGALKFAFKDFHETLTNHMHTMTGSCVHVDGDTAYALTYGDWLLSRDSAVGGPDWVGRGWYDDILVRTDKGWRISNRVCRLISWTGNPNVPEPAYEQHPVMTTHTLRSHREKGKVRYFEAIAKK